In a genomic window of Hyphomicrobiales bacterium:
- a CDS encoding benzoate/H(+) symporter BenE family transporter produces MTLERPDSPKFDLSQLLSGFGGIYLVNAVIAFIFAASAPIAIILTAGEKGGLAEADLASWIFGSFFINGLISIAFCLYYRQPLVFFWTIPGTVLVGQGLEHLSFAETIGAYYATGLLMLVLGLTGWMRKCMSLLPMPIVMAMVAGVFLQFGLNLIFAIRDGFLIAAPMTAAFLLLWAVPRFGRVLPPLIGALIVGIAAIFLFGTFDLGSAAAFSFARPNLYVPEFSWNAMVELVIPLAITVLAAQNAQGYAVLEAAGHKPPVNAVTAACGLGSMIAALVGTVSTCLTGPVNAIISSAGEKDRHYAAGVLVALFALVFGLFSPVFTRFMLATPAAFIAALAGLALVRILERAFVTSFSGSFTLGAVVTFLVTVADVPILSIGAPFWGLVVGFAVSWALERDDFRNLTAERA; encoded by the coding sequence ATGACCCTCGAACGGCCCGATTCCCCGAAATTCGACCTGTCCCAATTGCTGAGCGGCTTCGGCGGCATCTATCTCGTCAATGCCGTCATCGCCTTCATCTTCGCGGCCTCCGCGCCCATCGCCATCATCCTGACCGCGGGCGAGAAGGGCGGGCTTGCGGAAGCCGACCTCGCCTCCTGGATCTTCGGCAGTTTTTTCATCAACGGCCTGATTTCCATCGCCTTCTGCCTCTATTACCGGCAGCCCCTGGTGTTCTTCTGGACCATTCCGGGCACGGTCCTGGTCGGCCAGGGGCTGGAACATCTGAGCTTTGCCGAAACCATCGGCGCCTATTACGCGACCGGCCTTCTTATGCTGGTCCTCGGCCTCACCGGCTGGATGCGCAAATGCATGAGCCTGCTGCCGATGCCGATCGTGATGGCGATGGTGGCCGGCGTCTTTCTCCAGTTCGGCCTCAATCTGATCTTCGCCATCCGCGACGGCTTCCTCATCGCCGCGCCGATGACCGCGGCGTTCTTGCTTCTGTGGGCGGTCCCCAGGTTCGGCCGCGTCCTGCCGCCGCTGATCGGCGCGCTGATCGTCGGCATCGCCGCGATCTTCCTGTTCGGCACCTTCGATCTGGGAAGCGCCGCGGCGTTCAGCTTCGCCAGGCCCAACCTCTATGTGCCGGAATTTTCGTGGAACGCCATGGTCGAGCTGGTGATCCCGCTGGCGATCACGGTGCTGGCGGCCCAGAACGCGCAAGGCTACGCGGTGCTCGAGGCGGCAGGCCACAAGCCGCCGGTCAACGCGGTGACCGCGGCCTGCGGGCTCGGCTCGATGATCGCGGCTCTCGTCGGCACGGTCTCGACTTGCCTCACCGGCCCGGTCAACGCCATCATCTCGAGCGCGGGCGAGAAGGACAGGCACTATGCGGCCGGCGTCCTCGTCGCGCTGTTCGCCTTGGTGTTCGGCCTGTTCTCGCCGGTCTTCACCCGTTTCATGCTGGCAACGCCCGCGGCCTTCATCGCCGCGCTCGCCGGCCTGGCGCTCGTCCGCATCCTCGAGCGCGCCTTCGTCACCTCCTTCTCGGGCTCCTTCACCCTCGGCGCCGTCGTCACCTTCCTGGTCACGGTGGCCGACGTGCCGATTCTCTCCATTGGCGCTCCGTTCTGGGGCCTCGTCGTCGGCTTTGCCGTCTCCTGGGCGCTGGAACGGGACGATTTCCGCAACCTCACGGCTGAGCGGGCGTAG
- a CDS encoding ABC transporter permease codes for MPILSLAFKSLLNRRVTASLTVFTIAVSVTLLIGVEKIRTEAKSSFANTISGTDLIVGARSGAIQLLLYSVFRIGNATNNISWESYRDIAENPQVAWTIPLSLGDSHRGFRVLGTTRDYFEHFRFSRQRQLSFAAGGPLDDVFDAVLGATVAETLGYRLGDPIVVQHGLGSEGFASHKDKPFRVAGVLAKTGTPVDRTVHVSLEGIEAMHVDWRGGAPVPGLGIGAEEVRTMDLRPTVITAFLVGLKSRLATFSMQRRINEYRSEPLLAILPGVALQELWGLVGTAEQALSAISVLVVITGLLGMATMLLSTLNERRREMAILRSVGARPLQVFGLFALEATILTALGTLLGLALVYLSLAVAQPIVDARFGLYLPITWPTAWNMAVIGLVVLAGFIVGAVPAFRAYRRSLADGMIVRT; via the coding sequence ATGCCCATTCTGTCGCTTGCCTTCAAGAGCCTTCTGAACCGCCGGGTCACCGCGTCGCTCACCGTCTTCACCATCGCCGTCAGCGTGACGCTCCTCATCGGCGTCGAGAAGATCCGCACCGAGGCGAAGTCGAGCTTCGCCAACACGATCTCCGGCACCGACCTCATCGTCGGCGCGCGCTCGGGCGCCATCCAGCTTCTGCTCTATTCGGTGTTCCGCATCGGCAACGCCACCAACAACATCTCCTGGGAAAGCTATCGCGACATCGCCGAAAACCCGCAGGTCGCCTGGACGATCCCCCTGTCGCTCGGCGATTCCCATCGCGGCTTTCGGGTGCTGGGCACAACCCGCGATTATTTCGAGCATTTCCGCTTTTCCCGCCAAAGGCAGCTGAGCTTTGCCGCCGGTGGCCCCCTCGACGACGTGTTCGATGCCGTCCTTGGGGCCACGGTCGCCGAAACGCTCGGCTACAGGCTTGGCGACCCGATCGTCGTTCAGCACGGATTGGGGAGCGAAGGCTTCGCCAGCCACAAGGACAAGCCGTTCCGGGTCGCGGGCGTCCTCGCCAAGACGGGAACCCCCGTCGACCGGACCGTGCATGTGAGCCTCGAGGGCATCGAGGCGATGCATGTCGACTGGCGCGGCGGCGCGCCGGTTCCAGGCCTCGGTATCGGCGCCGAAGAGGTGCGGACCATGGACCTGCGGCCGACGGTGATCACCGCCTTCCTGGTCGGGCTGAAATCCAGGCTCGCCACCTTCTCCATGCAGCGGCGGATCAACGAATATCGCTCAGAACCGCTGCTCGCCATCCTTCCCGGGGTGGCGCTGCAGGAGCTTTGGGGGCTGGTGGGAACGGCGGAGCAGGCGCTTTCGGCGATCTCGGTCCTGGTGGTGATCACCGGGCTCCTCGGCATGGCGACGATGCTGCTCTCGACCCTCAACGAGCGCCGCCGCGAGATGGCGATCCTGCGCTCGGTTGGCGCGCGGCCGTTGCAGGTCTTCGGCCTGTTCGCACTCGAGGCGACCATTCTGACGGCGCTCGGCACTCTGCTCGGGCTTGCTCTCGTCTATCTGTCGCTCGCCGTCGCGCAGCCGATCGTCGATGCGCGTTTCGGCCTCTACCTTCCCATCACCTGGCCGACGGCGTGGAACATGGCCGTCATCGGCCTCGTGGTCCTGGCGGGCTTCATCGTTGGCGCGGTGCCGGCCTTCCGGGCCTACCGCCGGTCGCTCGCCGACGGCATGATCGTGCGCACCTAG
- a CDS encoding metalloregulator ArsR/SmtB family transcription factor produces MNTLAGDGLMTSLEDKAGRVARILKLVANEKRILMLCRLAAEGEMAVSALGGAVSLSQSALSQHLARLREEGLVTFRRQSQTLYYSIKDGQTRQLLLALKDIYCPEMSSKGDIQ; encoded by the coding sequence ATGAACACTCTGGCCGGTGACGGATTGATGACCTCGCTCGAGGACAAGGCGGGCCGCGTCGCGAGGATCCTCAAGCTGGTGGCCAACGAGAAGCGCATTCTCATGCTGTGCCGGCTCGCGGCGGAAGGCGAAATGGCGGTCTCCGCCCTCGGCGGGGCCGTTTCGCTGAGCCAGTCCGCCTTGTCGCAGCATCTCGCGCGGTTGCGCGAGGAAGGTCTGGTCACGTTCCGGCGTCAGAGCCAGACGCTTTACTATTCCATCAAGGACGGGCAGACCCGACAGCTCCTGCTGGCGCTGAAGGACATCTATTGCCCCGAAATGTCATCGAAAGGAGACATTCAATGA
- a CDS encoding efflux RND transporter permease subunit, whose protein sequence is MKLGIAGWLTRAFIASPLTPLFLLAAFSLGLVALVTLPREEEPQISVPMVDIHVRADGLKAEDAVKLVTEPLETIVKSIDGVEHVYSQTQDDGTVVTARFLVGTSADTAILRVHEKIRANYDRIPFGIPEPLIVGRGIDDVAIVSVTLAPKPEVASRWTANDLTRLARELVVEIAKLDDVGLTYIVGDQPEEIRVEPDPERLALFGITLQQLAAKIGGANKSFRAGQVREEGAQVGLVAGQTLRTDTEIGNLLLTARDGRPVYVRDVARIVFGTAPNETIVTDMRKTDEGLTRTPAVSVAIAKRAGTNAVVIAEKIIHRLEEVRGQFFHDDVALSVSRDYGESANEKANELLFHLGLATISIVFLVAFAIGFREALVVAIVIPTTILLTLFAASTMGYTLNRVSLFALIFSIGILVDDAIVVIDNIARHWAMRDGRPRAKAAIDAVAEVGNPTIVATLTVVAALLPMLFVSGLMGPYMSPIPANASAAMIFSFFVAVMLTPWLMMKFGRKPAGDGEGEAHETVGPLGRFYRVVARPILLSRARAWTFLILVGLATLGSLTLLYTRHVTVKLLPFDNKTELQVVVDLPEGASVEETDRVLRQAAERAAEIEETISFQTYAGTAAPFNFNGLVRHYYLRSEPQMGDVVVNLKPKGERDRPSHEIALDLRERLAGLNAPAGTAIKVVEPPPGPPVLSTLLAEIYGPDAETRRAVAAKVQEAFASVPFIVDIDNSYGVRPERVRVAIDQDNLEFHKVEQADVYDTIDAYFGGRTVGYSHRGGGRQPLPIRVALPKGERVVDERALATPVPANALPGDRGIVELGDVVSVAREPASYPIFRHNSRAAEMVTAELAGEFEAPVYGMIAVSRALGEIGWGNLPKPVIKLHGQPEDESEPVLLWDGEWEVTWVTFRDMGAAFMVALLGIYILVVAQFGSFRLPLVILTPIPLTFIGIMIGHWLFDAPFTATSMIGFIALAGIIVRNSILLADFIRHAQDEDRPLIEVLLEAGAVRFKPILLTALAAMIGAAVILADPIFQGLAISLLFGLASSTALTVLVIPAIYVALRGGRSTPAQP, encoded by the coding sequence ATGAAGCTCGGCATCGCCGGCTGGCTGACGCGGGCCTTCATCGCTTCGCCGTTGACGCCGCTGTTCCTGCTCGCCGCCTTCTCGCTCGGCCTGGTGGCGCTCGTCACCCTGCCGCGCGAGGAGGAGCCGCAGATCTCCGTGCCCATGGTCGACATCCATGTCCGCGCCGACGGCCTCAAGGCGGAAGACGCGGTCAAGCTCGTCACCGAGCCGCTGGAGACCATCGTCAAGAGCATCGACGGCGTCGAGCATGTCTATTCCCAGACCCAGGACGACGGCACGGTCGTCACCGCACGTTTTCTGGTCGGCACCAGCGCCGACACCGCCATCCTGCGGGTACACGAGAAGATTCGCGCCAATTACGACCGCATCCCCTTCGGTATTCCCGAGCCGCTGATCGTCGGGCGCGGCATCGACGATGTCGCCATCGTCTCGGTGACGCTGGCTCCGAAACCGGAGGTGGCGTCGCGCTGGACCGCCAACGACCTGACCCGGCTGGCGCGCGAGCTGGTGGTCGAGATCGCCAAGCTCGACGATGTCGGCCTGACCTATATCGTCGGCGATCAGCCGGAGGAAATCCGCGTCGAGCCGGACCCGGAGCGGCTGGCGCTGTTCGGCATCACCCTGCAGCAGCTTGCCGCCAAGATCGGCGGCGCCAACAAATCGTTCCGCGCCGGCCAGGTGCGCGAGGAGGGCGCCCAGGTCGGCCTCGTCGCCGGCCAGACCCTGCGCACCGACACCGAGATCGGCAACCTGCTGCTGACCGCCCGCGACGGCCGCCCGGTCTATGTGCGCGACGTGGCGCGCATCGTCTTCGGCACGGCGCCGAACGAGACCATCGTCACCGACATGCGCAAGACCGACGAGGGGCTTACGCGGACGCCCGCCGTCTCGGTCGCCATCGCCAAGCGGGCGGGCACCAACGCGGTGGTCATCGCCGAAAAGATCATCCACCGGCTGGAGGAGGTGCGCGGCCAGTTCTTCCACGATGACGTGGCCCTGAGCGTATCCCGCGACTATGGCGAGTCGGCCAACGAGAAGGCGAACGAGCTCCTGTTCCATCTCGGCCTTGCGACCATCTCCATCGTCTTCCTGGTCGCCTTCGCCATCGGCTTTCGCGAGGCGCTGGTCGTCGCCATCGTCATTCCGACGACGATCCTCTTGACCCTCTTCGCCGCCTCGACCATGGGCTATACGCTGAACCGCGTCAGCCTGTTCGCGCTGATCTTCTCCATCGGCATCCTGGTCGACGACGCCATCGTCGTCATCGACAACATCGCCCGCCACTGGGCGATGCGTGACGGACGGCCGCGCGCGAAAGCCGCGATCGATGCCGTCGCCGAGGTCGGCAACCCGACCATCGTCGCAACCCTCACCGTGGTCGCGGCGCTGTTGCCGATGCTGTTCGTCTCCGGCCTGATGGGGCCCTATATGAGCCCGATCCCGGCTAACGCTTCAGCGGCCATGATCTTCTCGTTCTTCGTCGCCGTCATGCTGACGCCGTGGCTGATGATGAAGTTCGGCAGGAAGCCGGCCGGCGACGGGGAGGGTGAAGCCCACGAGACGGTCGGGCCGCTCGGCCGTTTCTACCGGGTCGTCGCCCGGCCGATCCTGCTCTCCCGCGCCCGTGCCTGGACGTTCCTGATCCTGGTCGGCCTGGCCACGCTCGGCTCGCTGACGCTGCTCTATACCAGGCACGTCACCGTCAAGCTGTTGCCGTTCGACAACAAGACCGAGCTGCAGGTCGTCGTCGACCTGCCGGAAGGCGCCTCGGTCGAGGAAACCGACCGGGTGCTGCGCCAGGCGGCCGAGCGCGCCGCCGAGATCGAGGAGACGATCTCCTTCCAGACCTATGCGGGGACCGCCGCGCCGTTCAATTTCAACGGCCTGGTGCGCCACTATTACCTGAGAAGCGAGCCGCAGATGGGCGACGTGGTCGTCAATCTTAAGCCCAAGGGCGAGCGCGACCGCCCCAGCCACGAGATCGCGCTCGACCTGCGCGAGCGCCTCGCCGGCCTTAACGCGCCCGCCGGCACGGCGATCAAGGTGGTCGAGCCGCCGCCCGGCCCGCCGGTCCTCTCGACGCTGCTCGCCGAAATCTACGGGCCGGACGCCGAGACCCGCCGCGCCGTCGCCGCCAAGGTGCAGGAAGCCTTCGCCTCGGTGCCGTTCATCGTCGACATCGACAATTCCTACGGCGTCCGCCCCGAGCGGGTTCGGGTCGCCATCGACCAGGACAATCTGGAGTTCCACAAGGTCGAGCAGGCCGACGTCTACGACACCATCGACGCCTATTTCGGCGGCCGCACCGTCGGCTATTCCCACCGCGGCGGCGGCCGCCAGCCGCTCCCGATCCGCGTCGCCCTGCCCAAGGGCGAGCGGGTCGTCGACGAGCGGGCGCTGGCGACGCCGGTGCCGGCGAACGCGCTGCCGGGCGACCGCGGCATCGTCGAGTTGGGCGACGTGGTCAGCGTCGCCCGCGAGCCCGCCTCCTATCCGATCTTCCGCCATAACAGCCGCGCCGCCGAGATGGTGACGGCCGAGCTTGCCGGCGAATTCGAGGCGCCGGTCTACGGCATGATCGCCGTTTCGAGAGCGCTCGGTGAAATCGGCTGGGGCAATCTGCCGAAGCCTGTAATAAAGCTGCACGGCCAGCCGGAGGACGAATCCGAGCCGGTGCTGCTGTGGGACGGCGAATGGGAGGTGACCTGGGTGACTTTCCGCGACATGGGCGCGGCGTTCATGGTCGCGCTTTTGGGGATTTATATCCTCGTCGTCGCCCAGTTCGGCTCGTTCCGTCTGCCGCTCGTCATTCTGACGCCGATCCCGCTCACCTTCATCGGCATCATGATCGGCCACTGGCTGTTCGACGCGCCGTTCACGGCGACCTCGATGATCGGCTTCATCGCGCTTGCCGGCATCATCGTCAGGAATTCGATCCTGCTCGCCGACTTCATCCGCCACGCACAGGACGAGGATCGGCCGCTGATCGAGGTGCTGCTGGAAGCCGGCGCCGTCCGCTTCAAGCCGATCCTGCTGACCGCGCTTGCCGCCATGATCGGCGCCGCGGTCATTCTCGCCGATCCGATCTTCCAGGGGCTCGCGATCTCGCTTCTGTTCGGGCTTGCGTCTTCGACCGCGCTCACCGTTCTCGTCATCCCGGCGATCTATGTCGCGCTGCGCGGGGGACGCTCTACGCCCGCTCAGCCGTGA
- a CDS encoding DUF2892 domain-containing protein: MSVDRAVMAFAGCVVLVSLALGWWVSPYWFLLTAFAGLNMLQASFTGFCPAAIVFKKLGFRPGVAFE, encoded by the coding sequence ATGAGCGTTGATCGTGCCGTAATGGCGTTTGCCGGCTGCGTCGTTCTGGTGTCGCTGGCGTTGGGCTGGTGGGTATCGCCCTATTGGTTCCTGCTGACGGCCTTTGCCGGGCTCAACATGCTCCAGGCCTCGTTCACCGGTTTCTGCCCGGCGGCGATCGTGTTCAAGAAGCTGGGCTTCCGCCCCGGCGTCGCCTTCGAGTGA
- a CDS encoding efflux RND transporter periplasmic adaptor subunit, with amino-acid sequence MPKPLAAILSACFLLLSAVAAHAAEFKVAPVTVAVMKSVFGQVKSRDILPARARIGGSIVEIAVEEGDEVKAGDVIATVVDAKLALQLDALDARIKAVSAQLENARTNLSRAQELFSRGTIPESRLDELQTQTDVLGSDLNAVRAERSVIVQQSAEGAVAAPASGRILRVPVSQGSVILPGETVASIAGGGYFLRLSLPERHAGGVAEGDEVIVGQRGLVPDETAAASLKGRIAKVYPEIVDGRVLADVEVEGLGDFFVGERTLVSIPIGTRQIIAVPPEAIVTRHGLDYVRIVVGEAPVEVAVIPGETFATDAGPRTEVLTGLKAGDRVVLP; translated from the coding sequence GTGCCGAAACCGCTGGCCGCCATCCTGTCTGCCTGTTTCCTGCTGCTGAGCGCCGTTGCCGCTCACGCCGCCGAGTTCAAGGTCGCGCCGGTCACGGTTGCGGTCATGAAGTCGGTGTTCGGCCAGGTGAAGAGCCGCGACATCCTGCCGGCGCGGGCGCGCATCGGCGGCAGCATCGTCGAAATCGCCGTGGAGGAGGGCGACGAGGTCAAGGCCGGCGACGTCATCGCCACCGTCGTCGACGCGAAGCTCGCGCTTCAACTCGACGCGCTAGACGCACGCATAAAGGCGGTCTCGGCCCAGCTCGAGAACGCCAGGACGAACCTGTCGCGGGCCCAGGAGCTGTTTTCCCGCGGCACCATCCCCGAGAGCCGGCTCGACGAGCTGCAAACCCAGACCGACGTGCTCGGCAGCGATCTGAACGCCGTTAGGGCCGAGCGGTCGGTCATCGTCCAACAGTCGGCGGAAGGCGCGGTCGCGGCCCCGGCAAGCGGCAGGATCCTGCGCGTCCCAGTCAGTCAAGGCTCGGTCATCCTGCCCGGCGAGACCGTCGCCAGTATCGCCGGCGGTGGCTATTTTCTGCGCCTTTCGCTGCCCGAACGCCATGCCGGCGGCGTCGCCGAGGGCGACGAGGTGATCGTCGGCCAGCGCGGCCTCGTCCCCGACGAGACCGCGGCGGCGAGCCTCAAGGGCCGGATCGCCAAGGTCTATCCGGAGATCGTGGACGGGCGGGTGCTGGCCGATGTGGAAGTCGAGGGGCTCGGCGACTTTTTCGTAGGCGAACGCACGTTGGTGTCGATCCCCATCGGAACGCGGCAGATCATCGCCGTGCCGCCCGAAGCGATCGTCACCCGCCACGGTCTCGACTACGTCAGGATCGTCGTCGGCGAGGCGCCGGTCGAGGTCGCCGTCATTCCCGGCGAGACCTTCGCGACGGATGCAGGACCCCGCACCGAGGTCCTGACCGGCCTAAAGGCCGGAGACAGGGTCGTCCTGCCATGA